The genomic interval ATACGAAAAAAATAATCTAAATATAGTTCCAATGAATATTGAAGGAGCTAATGTGAATACTATGGCCGATCAGTTTATTAATTCAATTTCTGTTTTATGAAGCTGCTTGTTTCTCATCCGACTTTAAATGCAAATTCAAAGAATTTAGTAATTGGGTTATTAAAAAACCAGCTTCTATTTAAATTATTCACGTCAATTGCCATTTTTCCTGATCAATTGCTGTTTAAATTAGGAAACAATCCAAAGTTAAAAGATTTAAAAAGAAGAAGTTTAAGCAAGTCTTGGCAACCTTACACAAAGTCTAAATCTTTTTTTGAGTTTGGACGTTTGTTAGCTTCAAAGCTAAAATTAGATTTTTTGGTAAAACACGAAAAAGGCTTTTTTTGTATTGATAATGTCTATCAGGAACATGATAAATGGACTGCTACTAATTTAGCCAAAGCCAAAAAAAATGGATTAGCTGCGGTATATGCTTACGAGGATGGAGCATTATCTACTTTTAAAGAAGCTAAACAATTAGGACTTAAGTGCATTTATGATTTGCCAATTGGTTACTGGAGAAGTGCTCGTTTATTAATGCAAAAAGAGTTTGATATTAACCCAGATTGGTCTAGCACAATTACAGGTTTTAATGACTCAGAAGAGAAGTTGAACAAAAAAGACCAAGAATTGGCTCTGGCAGATGTAATTTTTGTTGCCAGCAGTTTTACAAAAAAAACGCTAGAAGAATATAAAGGAAATCTACCAGAAGTAAAAGTTATTCCGTATGGTTTTCCAGAGGTCAAAAAAGAAAAGAAATATCAGTCTTTAGAAAACAGAAAACTTAAAGTTTTATTTATTGGAGGATTATCGCAACGCAAAGGAATCTCTTATTTATTTGAAGCCGTTGAAGGATTGCAAGATAAAGTCGAGTTGACTGTAGTAGGTCATAAATCGGTTTCTGATTGCACAGCATTAAATACAGCTTTAGAAAAACATAACTGGATTCCATCTTTATCGCATGATCAAGTACTAGAATGCATGCACGAACATGATGTATTTGTTTTTCCTTCATTATTTGAAGGATTTGGATTGGTAATTACAGAGGCAATGTCACAAGGAATCCCTGTAATTACAACAGATCGAACAGCTGGAACCGATTTAATAGAAAATGAGAAAGATGGATGGATCGTACCATCTGGTTCTTCAGAAGCTATAAAAGAGGTAATTAACAAAATACTAGAAAAGCCACAGATGTTAGAAGAATT from Flavobacterium sp. YJ01 carries:
- a CDS encoding glycosyltransferase family 4 protein, encoding MKLLVSHPTLNANSKNLVIGLLKNQLLFKLFTSIAIFPDQLLFKLGNNPKLKDLKRRSLSKSWQPYTKSKSFFEFGRLLASKLKLDFLVKHEKGFFCIDNVYQEHDKWTATNLAKAKKNGLAAVYAYEDGALSTFKEAKQLGLKCIYDLPIGYWRSARLLMQKEFDINPDWSSTITGFNDSEEKLNKKDQELALADVIFVASSFTKKTLEEYKGNLPEVKVIPYGFPEVKKEKKYQSLENRKLKVLFIGGLSQRKGISYLFEAVEGLQDKVELTVVGHKSVSDCTALNTALEKHNWIPSLSHDQVLECMHEHDVFVFPSLFEGFGLVITEAMSQGIPVITTDRTAGTDLIENEKDGWIVPSGSSEAIKEVINKILEKPQMLEEFGLAAQSKAKTRPWSVYGQEMADALSSLNN